A window of the bacterium genome harbors these coding sequences:
- a CDS encoding Nramp family divalent metal transporter, producing MTTTAKSHDLSLSEVHSTVKIPAFGSWWRRLFAFMGPAYLVSVGYMDPGNWATDLEGGARFGYQLIWVLLMSNLMAVLLQTLCARMGIAGRRDLAQACRESYPPIVNIPLWILCELAIAACDLAEVLGTAIGLNLLFGMPLIWGIAITVADTLLILLLQHWGIRKLEAFILSLVFIVGASFFVEMLLSPPVMGDLIAGFIPSIDGDSLYVALGMLGATVMPHNLYLHSALVQSRAVERTDEGKRAAMRFNLIDTVIALNAAFFVNAAILTLAASVFHARGIEVTEIQQAHELLAPLVGTTLASTLFAVALLAAGQSSTLTGTLAGQIVLEGFVRVKMQPWARRLVSRMIAVVPAVIVVGISGSEGTYKLLILSQVILSLQLPFAIVPLIDFTSDKRRMGKFANPVWVNVLAWACAFVIIGLNMWLAYQVINEWRKAGPWVDFVVVPLAIGLVILLGFVTFRALLRRLFETKAQKPASLDLAKLPASPKYKKIGVALEVKESDIKIMEKAAPIASQCGAELILIHIVESATAQVYEGYAEDREAIEDEEYLKNLVQQLEASGRAARYRLGFGNAAKGVVKIATEEKLDLLVLGSHGHRAVQDWIFGSTVAVVQHEIGDIPILVVKGT from the coding sequence ATGACAACCACCGCGAAATCGCACGACTTGTCGCTGTCCGAGGTTCATTCCACCGTCAAGATTCCTGCTTTCGGAAGTTGGTGGCGCCGGCTTTTCGCGTTTATGGGGCCGGCATACCTGGTAAGCGTCGGGTATATGGATCCCGGGAATTGGGCCACCGATCTGGAGGGCGGCGCGCGCTTCGGCTACCAGCTCATTTGGGTTCTTCTGATGAGCAACCTGATGGCCGTCCTTCTTCAGACGCTGTGCGCCCGTATGGGCATCGCGGGCAGGCGCGACCTTGCGCAAGCTTGCAGAGAATCCTATCCGCCTATTGTCAACATCCCGCTGTGGATTTTGTGCGAGCTCGCGATCGCGGCGTGCGACCTGGCGGAAGTGCTCGGAACCGCGATCGGACTCAATCTGCTTTTCGGTATGCCTTTGATATGGGGCATCGCGATAACGGTTGCGGACACGCTTTTGATACTGCTGCTGCAGCACTGGGGAATCCGCAAGCTCGAAGCGTTCATTCTTTCACTCGTTTTTATTGTGGGCGCGTCGTTCTTCGTCGAGATGCTGCTTTCCCCGCCGGTGATGGGAGACCTTATTGCGGGATTCATTCCCAGCATCGATGGAGACAGCCTGTACGTCGCGCTCGGAATGCTCGGCGCGACAGTGATGCCGCACAACCTTTACCTCCACTCCGCGCTCGTGCAAAGCCGCGCGGTTGAACGCACCGATGAAGGCAAACGCGCCGCGATGCGATTCAATCTGATAGACACCGTGATCGCGCTCAACGCGGCGTTTTTCGTCAACGCGGCGATACTTACGCTTGCCGCTTCGGTATTCCACGCGCGCGGAATCGAGGTCACCGAAATCCAGCAGGCTCACGAGCTGCTCGCGCCCCTTGTTGGAACCACGCTGGCATCCACGTTGTTCGCCGTCGCGCTGCTTGCCGCCGGCCAATCATCCACGCTCACCGGCACTCTCGCGGGCCAGATAGTCCTTGAGGGCTTCGTCAGGGTGAAAATGCAGCCTTGGGCGAGGCGGCTGGTTTCTCGCATGATCGCGGTCGTCCCCGCGGTTATCGTGGTGGGGATTTCGGGAAGCGAAGGCACGTACAAGCTGCTCATTCTATCGCAGGTGATTCTATCGCTTCAGCTTCCGTTCGCGATTGTGCCGCTTATAGATTTCACGAGCGACAAAAGAAGGATGGGCAAGTTCGCAAATCCGGTTTGGGTTAACGTATTGGCCTGGGCATGCGCGTTCGTCATCATCGGATTGAACATGTGGCTCGCATACCAGGTTATAAACGAATGGAGAAAGGCGGGGCCGTGGGTGGATTTTGTGGTCGTGCCGCTTGCAATCGGGCTGGTGATATTATTGGGGTTCGTGACGTTCCGTGCGCTTCTGCGGCGGTTGTTCGAAACCAAGGCGCAAAAGCCCGCCTCCCTCGACCTGGCAAAGCTGCCCGCTTCGCCCAAATACAAAAAGATAGGCGTCGCGCTCGAAGTGAAGGAAAGCGACATCAAGATAATGGAAAAGGCCGCGCCCATCGCCTCGCAGTGCGGCGCGGAGCTGATACTTATACACATAGTGGAAAGCGCCACCGCGCAGGTGTACGAGGGTTACGCGGAAGACAGGGAAGCGATCGAGGACGAAGAATACTTGAAAAATCTGGTTCAGCAACTCGAAGCGTCCGGGAGAGCCGCACGTTACAGGCTCGGATTCGGCAACGCTGCCAAAGGCGTGGTCAAAATCGCCACCGAGGAAAAGCTCGACCTGCTGGTTCTGGGCAGCCACGGCCACCGCGCGGTGCAGGATTGGATTTTCGGCTCGACGGTCGCGGTAGTCCAGCACGAGATCGGGGACATCCCGATTCTGGTCGTCAAGGGCACCTAA
- the amrA gene encoding AmmeMemoRadiSam system protein A, which produces MEAQIKIHNPLVQLAYDAIKSYLEARVRISPPHAYYKILEGKSACFVTLHKKGQLRGCMGSVEYKEVTLGVEIISNAILAATKDPRFPPVTLKELDSLEITVDVLERPRECTKEVLDPAEFGIVLEQGEKRAVMLPNQPGIDTVEKQLESAAKKAGIDLGADYRLFRFKSVRYDKDSVVL; this is translated from the coding sequence GTGGAAGCCCAAATTAAGATTCACAACCCGCTCGTGCAGCTTGCATACGACGCCATAAAGTCGTACCTGGAGGCGCGCGTCCGGATATCGCCGCCGCATGCGTATTACAAGATTCTCGAAGGCAAGTCCGCCTGTTTCGTCACGCTTCACAAAAAAGGGCAGCTGCGCGGCTGCATGGGTTCCGTGGAATACAAGGAAGTCACGCTCGGTGTGGAGATTATCTCCAACGCGATTTTGGCGGCCACCAAGGATCCGCGTTTTCCGCCTGTGACATTGAAGGAATTGGACTCGCTCGAAATCACAGTTGACGTGCTGGAGCGGCCGCGCGAATGCACGAAGGAAGTCCTCGATCCCGCGGAGTTCGGAATAGTGCTTGAGCAGGGGGAGAAACGCGCCGTCATGCTCCCGAACCAGCCCGGAATTGACACCGTGGAAAAGCAGCTCGAATCGGCGGCCAAAAAGGCCGGAATAGATTTGGGGGCCGATTACAGGCTGTTCCGGTTCAAGTCCGTGCGCTACGACAAAGACTCGGTGGTGCTCTAG
- a CDS encoding rod shape-determining protein, which yields MRDEIGVDLGTANTVIYVKGHGIVLREPSVVAIDTRTDEVLAVGEDARNMIGKTPGRIVAMKPLKDGVIADYDKTKAMLTFFIRKATKRAKPLTFLFKYRVVIGIPSGITNVERDAVWKACMDAGASHAHLIEEPMAAAIGCNMDIAEASGNMIVDIGGGTTEVAVISLEGIVTSTSIRVAGDELDRSIMDYARKRYNLQIGERTAERIKIEIGCAHPSSEVLTTEIRGMDQVTGLPKSLEINSAEVREAMQENIDLILKAVRETLEDTPPELAADIIEQGIMLTGGGALLRDIDLLISKDTGIVTKVSQEPLLSVALGTQAIIEDPLTYRSFY from the coding sequence ATGCGCGACGAGATCGGCGTCGACCTGGGCACGGCCAACACCGTCATTTACGTTAAGGGCCACGGCATCGTGCTTCGCGAGCCGTCCGTAGTCGCGATCGACACGCGCACGGACGAGGTGCTCGCGGTCGGCGAGGACGCGCGAAACATGATCGGCAAGACTCCCGGGCGCATCGTCGCGATGAAGCCGCTCAAAGACGGGGTGATCGCCGACTACGACAAAACCAAGGCGATGCTCACTTTCTTCATCCGCAAAGCCACGAAGCGGGCGAAGCCTCTTACCTTTCTTTTCAAGTACCGGGTCGTGATAGGAATACCGAGCGGAATAACGAACGTTGAGCGCGACGCGGTCTGGAAGGCGTGCATGGACGCCGGCGCGAGCCACGCGCACCTGATCGAGGAGCCGATGGCCGCCGCGATCGGATGCAACATGGACATCGCGGAGGCGTCCGGCAACATGATCGTGGACATCGGCGGCGGCACGACCGAGGTTGCCGTGATCAGCCTGGAGGGCATCGTGACTTCGACCTCCATCCGCGTCGCGGGAGACGAGCTAGACCGCTCGATAATGGACTACGCCCGCAAGCGCTACAACCTGCAGATTGGAGAGCGCACCGCGGAGCGAATCAAAATCGAAATCGGATGCGCGCATCCGTCAAGCGAAGTGCTGACGACCGAAATACGCGGCATGGACCAGGTTACCGGCCTCCCGAAGAGCCTTGAAATAAACAGCGCGGAAGTGCGCGAGGCCATGCAGGAGAACATAGACTTGATTCTCAAAGCGGTGCGCGAAACGCTTGAGGACACGCCTCCGGAGCTTGCGGCGGACATCATCGAGCAGGGGATAATGCTCACCGGGGGGGGGGCGCTGTTGCGCGACATAGACCTGCTTATCAGCAAAGACACCGGAATTGTAACCAAAGTGTCGCAGGAGCCGCTTTTGTCCGTCGCCCTTGGAACCCAGGCGATTATCGAAGATCCGTTGACTTACCGCAGCTTTTACTAG
- a CDS encoding PAS domain S-box protein: MSLRRRFRHSPSIQDVFRRYFLSFTLGPLILLGLYLGWQFYAALERTAMRTIEADRHIASNLAEEFFRESMDRLDLLSKRTTVRALFGEYAKNSGDEGSILAGLEREFKLFALEPDSHVMELLVFDGATGDCIMDMVFRPELSADSVGKNFREERLFEYGKTGSYNPPLAFDRRLSQVALSQSTPVVLPSGRSFVIAQHVDAVGWLKRTRKLFEKSWNTSIAIFTIDGRNLEWSESQSATVRESFAYSQAIERARLGETDSARYWNHTGVLVLGSFTVLSGKQAIVVAELPLAAFVEEMKSTAIILGPPLLVLFLSIFILTALQARRFSRPLIQLVARCREIAEGDWERMVAISGVMELELLGNSFNAMARDLSTSFKERESINRSLEEANRLLTKKNEELYESETKYRDLYENSLDGLYTFDPDTGKYIMYNRKFCEITGYSFEELGGISVDDIVPPEERAYADEQRELRRRGQKLDSPYELYIKRKDGTYIYVEVYSRPIPGSHCFAGSVRDVTERVKLEKDIIEKNQQLEKLNESLETLVQERTRTLIALKELHEKIIANAPVGLMVVDTELAVTFANDLILKLCAPGRMAAEILGRPLDTEHPILPDRAFEKLADCLRGESFYSEEIKFTPEGEEGASYLDIWGVPLVGENEEIEGALVIAADRTRQVQIREELVKNRRLAATGQLAASLAHEINNPLNSIRYNLELAEMDLEDFAEKHAQNGIGAIEEYLHTVNREIDRIGDIVRNLLDLHRSSRLSPIPLDLNAVINDVLVLMRKQILEQGAKVVFEPKHGLPDINGLSGPIKQIVINMITNSLQSFDEKPGRIDIATGSEGDFGYFVVSDDGCGIPPEVLPRIFEPFFSTKGLSGVGLGLAICESIVNQFGGRIEVESEVGQGTRFAVYLPLYKDDGK; this comes from the coding sequence GTGAGTTTACGTCGCAGATTCAGGCATTCCCCCAGCATCCAGGACGTCTTCAGACGGTACTTTCTGTCGTTCACTCTTGGGCCTCTGATTCTGCTCGGCCTATATCTGGGATGGCAGTTTTACGCCGCGCTTGAACGGACTGCGATGCGCACCATTGAAGCGGACAGGCACATCGCGTCCAATTTGGCGGAGGAGTTTTTCCGCGAAAGCATGGACAGGCTGGATTTGCTTTCCAAAAGGACGACAGTGCGGGCGCTTTTCGGCGAATACGCGAAAAACTCCGGGGACGAGGGCAGCATCCTTGCCGGCTTGGAGCGCGAATTCAAACTCTTCGCACTCGAGCCGGATTCCCATGTAATGGAGCTTTTGGTTTTCGACGGCGCGACCGGCGACTGCATAATGGACATGGTTTTCAGGCCGGAGTTATCCGCTGACTCTGTCGGAAAGAATTTCAGGGAAGAGAGGCTGTTCGAATACGGCAAAACAGGCAGTTACAATCCGCCCCTGGCTTTCGACCGCAGGCTTTCGCAGGTCGCGTTATCGCAGAGCACGCCGGTTGTCCTTCCGAGCGGAAGAAGCTTCGTGATTGCGCAGCACGTGGACGCCGTGGGCTGGCTTAAAAGAACGCGCAAGCTGTTCGAAAAGAGCTGGAACACGAGCATCGCAATATTCACGATTGACGGACGAAACCTGGAATGGTCCGAAAGCCAGTCCGCCACCGTCAGGGAGTCATTCGCGTACAGTCAGGCGATAGAGCGCGCGCGTCTCGGGGAAACCGACTCCGCGCGATACTGGAATCACACGGGGGTGCTCGTCCTAGGCAGCTTCACCGTGCTTTCGGGCAAGCAGGCAATCGTCGTGGCGGAACTGCCCCTCGCCGCTTTTGTGGAAGAGATGAAAAGCACGGCAATAATTCTCGGGCCGCCCCTGCTTGTCCTTTTCCTTTCCATTTTCATTTTGACTGCGCTTCAGGCGCGCAGATTTTCCCGCCCCCTGATCCAGCTTGTTGCGCGCTGCCGCGAAATCGCCGAGGGCGACTGGGAGCGGATGGTCGCGATAAGCGGGGTAATGGAACTTGAACTTCTCGGCAACAGCTTCAACGCGATGGCGCGCGATTTGTCCACCTCGTTCAAGGAACGCGAATCAATCAACAGGTCTCTGGAGGAGGCGAACCGGCTGTTAACCAAGAAAAACGAAGAGCTTTACGAGAGCGAAACCAAATACCGCGACTTGTACGAAAACAGCTTGGACGGGCTTTACACTTTCGATCCGGATACCGGAAAGTACATCATGTACAACCGCAAGTTCTGCGAAATAACCGGTTACAGTTTTGAAGAGCTGGGCGGAATCAGCGTTGACGATATCGTTCCACCGGAGGAGCGCGCGTACGCGGACGAGCAGCGGGAACTTCGCAGGCGCGGACAGAAGCTGGATTCCCCTTACGAGCTTTACATCAAGCGGAAGGATGGAACTTATATTTACGTGGAAGTTTACAGCAGGCCGATTCCGGGAAGCCATTGCTTTGCGGGATCCGTCCGAGACGTGACGGAGAGGGTAAAACTCGAAAAAGACATCATCGAAAAAAACCAGCAGCTTGAAAAGCTGAATGAAAGCCTGGAAACTCTGGTCCAGGAGCGCACAAGGACTCTGATCGCGCTTAAGGAGCTGCACGAAAAAATAATCGCAAACGCGCCGGTGGGGCTGATGGTGGTGGACACCGAGCTGGCCGTGACGTTCGCCAACGACCTTATTCTGAAGCTTTGCGCGCCGGGCAGGATGGCCGCCGAAATATTGGGGCGGCCGCTCGATACCGAACATCCCATTCTCCCCGACCGCGCCTTTGAAAAACTCGCGGATTGCCTGCGCGGCGAATCGTTCTACAGCGAGGAAATCAAGTTCACGCCGGAAGGCGAAGAAGGCGCGTCGTACCTGGACATATGGGGCGTCCCGCTCGTCGGAGAAAACGAGGAAATCGAAGGAGCGCTGGTCATCGCCGCCGATCGCACACGCCAGGTGCAGATCAGGGAAGAGCTGGTCAAAAACCGGCGGCTTGCCGCGACCGGACAGCTGGCCGCCAGCCTTGCGCATGAAATCAACAACCCTCTGAATTCGATTCGATACAACCTTGAGCTTGCGGAAATGGACCTCGAAGATTTTGCCGAAAAGCATGCCCAAAACGGGATAGGGGCAATCGAGGAGTACCTTCACACCGTCAACCGCGAAATCGACAGGATCGGCGACATAGTCCGCAACCTTCTCGACCTTCATCGTTCTTCAAGGCTGTCGCCGATTCCTCTGGACCTCAATGCCGTAATCAACGATGTCCTCGTTCTGATGCGCAAGCAAATTTTGGAGCAAGGCGCGAAAGTCGTGTTCGAGCCGAAACACGGATTGCCGGATATCAACGGATTGTCCGGCCCGATCAAGCAAATTGTCATCAACATGATTACAAATTCCCTGCAGTCATTCGATGAAAAGCCGGGCAGAATAGACATCGCCACCGGAAGCGAGGGCGATTTCGGCTACTTCGTTGTTTCCGACGACGGCTGCGGCATCCCGCCGGAAGTGCTCCCGCGGATTTTCGAGCCGTTTTTCAGCACGAAGGGCTTGTCGGGCGTGGGGCTTGGGCTTGCCATCTGCGAAAGCATCGTGAACCAGTTCGGGGGCAGAATCGAAGTCGAAAGCGAAGTTGGACAGGGTACGCGGTTTGCCGTATACTTGCCTCTCTACAAAGATGACGGAAAGTAA
- a CDS encoding metal-dependent transcriptional regulator, whose product MPTSALTPVQQDYLELMLRLSGEGDAGVRVTDIASEMGIKPPTVVRTVARLRAAGFAVQEERGLVHLTDAGRRVAEQLRHRHRDIVVLLVDVLGLERSRAERDACVIEHGLADETAERLHEFLLRWFELPDETRALLASPVSKLDSPHFNLLETKSNRGARY is encoded by the coding sequence GTGCCGACTTCCGCTCTTACTCCGGTGCAACAGGATTATCTGGAACTGATGCTCCGCCTTTCGGGGGAAGGCGACGCGGGCGTTCGCGTGACCGACATTGCTTCCGAGATGGGGATCAAACCGCCCACGGTCGTCCGCACCGTCGCGCGGCTCCGCGCGGCCGGCTTCGCCGTGCAGGAAGAGCGCGGGCTTGTGCATCTGACCGACGCCGGACGGCGTGTGGCCGAGCAATTGCGCCACCGTCACCGCGACATCGTCGTTTTGCTCGTTGACGTGCTGGGGCTCGAACGTTCGCGCGCCGAAAGGGACGCCTGCGTTATCGAGCATGGATTGGCCGACGAGACGGCGGAGCGGCTTCACGAGTTTCTCCTGCGATGGTTCGAGCTTCCCGACGAAACGCGCGCCTTGCTGGCAAGCCCCGTATCTAAATTGGATTCTCCCCATTTCAATCTACTCGAAACGAAATCGAACAGAGGCGCCAGATACTGA
- a CDS encoding gamma-glutamylcyclotransferase, with translation MLYFAYASNLFKAQMAVRCRQSVPVRAAVLEGYQLAFVGESVRWDGGGTATIIPKEGASVPGALYELSVTDERSLDRFEGVPTVYDRLEIEIDGEKAYTYIGRSTDFRPPSERYLDTIRKGYRDWGHPEDPLDAIMTLEDCGNSEKSRFADP, from the coding sequence ATGCTTTACTTCGCTTACGCGAGCAACTTGTTCAAGGCGCAGATGGCGGTCCGCTGCCGGCAATCCGTTCCCGTCCGCGCCGCGGTGCTTGAGGGCTACCAACTCGCTTTCGTGGGAGAGAGCGTCAGGTGGGACGGCGGGGGAACCGCAACGATAATTCCAAAGGAAGGCGCGTCGGTGCCCGGCGCGCTGTACGAGCTTTCCGTCACGGACGAGCGCTCGCTGGATCGGTTCGAAGGGGTGCCCACGGTTTACGACCGGCTGGAAATCGAGATAGACGGGGAAAAGGCATACACGTACATCGGGCGATCCACGGACTTCCGCCCGCCCAGTGAACGGTATCTGGACACGATCCGCAAGGGATACCGCGACTGGGGACATCCGGAGGATCCGCTCGACGCGATTATGACTCTCGAAGATTGCGGGAACTCCGAAAAGTCCAGATTCGCGGATCCTTAG
- a CDS encoding fused response regulator/phosphatase, with translation MTESNPETPTILVVDDELEALKAMAQLLERRGGYRTLIAASGEQAMEVMAANKVDIVITDLRMPGMDGLEVLRRINTEYPAVDVIISTAYASVDSAVDALRKGATDYLQKPNKPKEMLEKVREILERRTKTKRREAELEAVRKRDVTRESELRKAGAIQQRWIPQGYQGRHISLVTGYQSAEELSGDFMDVVELDERRLGFVVGDVVGHGLPASLQTGIVQRLIKKEMLDGKSAAQAFTSINSFLYDEYHMDSAFTAFAGVFDGEEYVLRYAIGGHPPPIQVTPEGKCSFLETSCPGLLVVPSHEYVEHVLALYPGDRLCIYTDGVVETRNSGGDLFSETRLATSLLKHAKRPLSGLIAAIEDDVREFRADAPIIDDFSLMLVEII, from the coding sequence ATGACGGAAAGTAATCCTGAAACTCCCACAATTCTGGTGGTGGACGACGAGCTTGAAGCGCTCAAAGCGATGGCGCAGCTCCTCGAGCGCCGCGGCGGCTACCGGACGCTCATCGCGGCCAGCGGCGAGCAGGCAATGGAAGTTATGGCCGCGAACAAAGTTGACATCGTCATCACCGATTTGCGGATGCCGGGAATGGACGGGCTTGAAGTTCTTCGCCGAATCAATACGGAGTACCCGGCGGTTGACGTGATAATCTCCACGGCGTACGCAAGCGTGGACAGCGCGGTGGACGCTTTGCGCAAAGGAGCCACGGATTACCTGCAGAAGCCGAACAAACCCAAGGAAATGCTGGAAAAAGTGCGGGAAATCCTGGAGCGCCGCACCAAAACAAAGCGGCGCGAGGCCGAATTGGAAGCCGTACGAAAGCGCGACGTAACGCGTGAAAGCGAGCTTCGAAAGGCCGGCGCAATCCAGCAACGATGGATTCCCCAGGGCTACCAGGGAAGGCACATCAGCCTGGTAACGGGATACCAGAGCGCCGAGGAGCTTTCGGGCGACTTTATGGACGTGGTCGAGCTGGACGAACGCAGACTGGGTTTCGTCGTGGGCGACGTCGTCGGCCATGGACTTCCCGCGAGCCTCCAAACGGGCATCGTCCAGCGCCTTATAAAAAAAGAGATGTTGGACGGCAAGTCCGCCGCGCAGGCATTCACTTCCATCAACTCGTTCCTTTACGACGAATACCACATGGACAGCGCCTTCACCGCTTTCGCGGGCGTGTTTGACGGCGAGGAATACGTTTTAAGGTACGCAATCGGAGGGCATCCCCCTCCGATTCAGGTCACTCCTGAAGGAAAATGCTCCTTCCTAGAAACAAGCTGCCCCGGACTGCTCGTTGTACCTTCGCACGAATACGTCGAGCACGTGCTTGCGCTTTATCCCGGAGACAGGCTTTGCATTTACACGGACGGCGTGGTGGAAACCCGCAACTCGGGAGGGGATTTGTTCAGCGAAACGCGCCTGGCCACATCGCTGTTAAAGCACGCGAAAAGACCCCTTTCCGGGCTTATAGCCGCGATCGAAGACGACGTTCGCGAATTCAGGGCGGACGCGCCGATAATCGACGATTTTTCGCTTATGCTTGTCGAAATTATTTGA
- the sppA gene encoding signal peptide peptidase SppA yields MRQNVRFFNALLVFAIVCALLIGGTALMRSGEGFARPSMSFGGAEAGLITIEGVIMASGGDGGAFGGSGGVSSMRVVKEINEYVDDNSIKGIIVRIDSPGGSAAASDEIWSALRKAKEKKKVVVSMGDVAASGGYYIATAADFIYANQSTLTGSIGVIFEGMEFSGLFEKLGIGTTTIKAGKDKDIGSINRPMTAEEKAMLQALLDEVHEQFIGRVAEGRNLAVEEVRKIATGMVFTGEQAKELHLIDEVGSFDDAFAKLEELCDEDLTLREPPPPSFWDFFMNPGLTKLPPTFQGMESPLSRLAAVLYLNGLLAEMRMR; encoded by the coding sequence ATGCGCCAAAACGTGAGATTTTTCAACGCTCTCCTCGTGTTTGCGATTGTCTGCGCCCTGCTGATAGGGGGAACGGCGCTGATGCGTTCGGGCGAGGGATTCGCAAGGCCGTCCATGTCCTTCGGCGGCGCGGAGGCGGGCCTTATAACTATCGAGGGCGTGATAATGGCCAGCGGCGGGGACGGAGGCGCGTTCGGCGGCTCTGGCGGGGTATCTTCCATGCGCGTCGTCAAGGAGATCAACGAGTACGTTGATGACAATTCCATCAAAGGAATAATCGTCCGCATTGACAGCCCGGGCGGAAGCGCGGCGGCCAGCGATGAAATATGGAGCGCGCTCCGCAAAGCGAAGGAAAAGAAGAAAGTCGTCGTTTCAATGGGCGACGTCGCGGCGAGCGGCGGTTATTACATCGCGACGGCCGCAGATTTCATTTACGCGAATCAAAGCACACTGACCGGCTCCATCGGCGTGATTTTCGAAGGGATGGAATTCTCCGGGCTTTTCGAAAAGCTGGGAATCGGCACGACGACCATCAAGGCCGGCAAAGATAAGGACATCGGCTCGATCAACCGTCCGATGACCGCGGAAGAAAAGGCGATGCTTCAGGCGCTTTTGGACGAGGTGCACGAGCAATTCATCGGGCGCGTCGCCGAGGGGCGCAATCTCGCCGTCGAGGAAGTGCGCAAAATTGCAACCGGCATGGTTTTCACCGGCGAGCAGGCCAAAGAGCTGCACCTGATTGACGAGGTCGGGAGCTTCGACGACGCGTTCGCGAAACTCGAGGAGCTTTGCGACGAGGATTTGACGCTTCGCGAGCCTCCTCCCCCCAGCTTCTGGGATTTCTTCATGAATCCGGGATTGACGAAGCTTCCTCCCACGTTCCAGGGAATGGAAAGCCCGCTTTCCAGGCTTGCGGCGGTGTTATACCTTAACGGACTTCTGGCTGAAATGAGGATGCGGTAA